The following are encoded together in the Plasmodium brasilianum strain Bolivian I chromosome 10, whole genome shotgun sequence genome:
- a CDS encoding DEAD/DEAH box helicase: MSENKEGIEKSAINRYDLDKNDCNEIVDNNENFKNYKDLNNGVITFEHDTSHLNEGNCDSAYLNDSIGKDNENCSLNDVINKYLMTLENKEKNNGEEGDYQNYVECAFNCAVYASDVSNANHGNGVNIHVDENVYSWENISNNPNNCNISNNPNNCNISNNPNNCNIPNNPNNCNISNISNISNIPNISNISNIPNDEYYMNNFYANNDEGNYWAHWDSSNMPTQKNLANNYGSINDNDNDVKDNYSGLNDNYRNYSSSNRNINDKNNSNINNNCSPSDNVPFTHPVGANDGKCKNYSKDPYNISIGNMENTNNYRDFMKIRNNSIEKYSSYTSAISNSNNNNGKRLFFSKNAQGRPCSNNSSNNNNINSTDRISSLHNETDNYRRLPYVSHNNYVYNINNNKKNNSKNDNSNSYSNKNGSDNTHQMEMAYDEKRKYSYERKKNLYKSNYEYKTKENVHFSPTENKHDYLRYKKYESKWDNQGDCTNVKNFDDKMYMQYDDRQHMQYDDRRHMQYDDRRHVQYDDRRHMQYSDERHTHYNEGQTDRHDNMILNKYADNRFIQYDEKSMNKVDKKYECNIFDDECYFVQCRSYGKEKIVIPSPLSSLEDLSTLCGDILYKNICMKGYNQMTTVQKYSIPIIKKKMNLIASSQTGSGKTFSFLCPIISNLKKDNEILRPHFPGAYACISPLCLVLCPTRELVIQIQKEVNSLTKGMDIVCMAFYGGETMKDQIVQINERQAEIIVSTPGRLLDLLNNCKVSLSFIKYLIFDEADEMISLGLKNQMDEIIFQKDLCPSETRQTIFFTATLSDNLRDDIEKFIATPYIYLNIKQKKDVKNSIKQIVKYVPVKSKLNELFRDIRTLQGQAIIFVELRTSINHIFNFLKSKGFNVNYLHGKMNQARRELVFEKFRNKSFQILIATSIAARGLDFPDLELVINYDLPSEFEQYMHRIGRTGRIGKTGIAINYFNSSNKKIIDKLIEHLKKHDQIVPNWLLNFNK, translated from the exons ATGagtgaaaataaagaaggaaTTGAAAAAAGTGCTATAAATAGGTACGATCTTGATAAGAACGATTGTAATGAAATAGTTGATAATaacgaaaattttaaaaattataaggaTCTGAATAATGGTGTAATTACATTTGAACATGATACAAGTCATCTTAACGAAGGTAATTGTGATAGTgcatatttaaatgataGTATTGGTaaagataatgaaaattgTTCATTAAACGAtgtgataaataaatatctgATGACCCTCgagaataaagaaaagaataatgGAGAAGAGGGAGATTATCAAAACTATGTCGAATGCGCATTCAATTGTGCTGTTTATGCGAGTGATGTGAGTAACGCTAACCATGGGAATGGTGTGAATATACATGTTGACGAAAACGTTTATAGTTgggaaaatatttcaaataatcctaataattgtaatatttctaataatcctaataattgtaatatttcaaataatcctaataattgtaatattcCTAATAATcctaataattgtaatatttctaatatttctaatatttctaatattcctaatatttctaatatttctaatattcctaatgatgaatattatatgaacaatTTTTACGCTAATAATGATGAGGGAAACTATTGGGCTCATTGGGACAGCAGTAACATGCCCACCCAGAAAAACCTTGCCAACAATTACGGAAGCATAAATGACAATGATAATGATGTGAAGGACAATTATAGTGGCCTGAATGATAATTATAGGAATtacagtagtagtaataggaatattaatgataaaaataatagtaacattaataataattgtagcCCTAGTGATAACGTTCCTTTTACGCACCCTGTTGGCGCAAATGACGGGAAGTGcaaaaattattctaaaGACCCCTATAATATATCAATTggaaatatggaaaatacGAATAACTACAGGGATTTCATGAAGATAAGAAATAACTCGATTGAGAAGTACTCATCATATACCTCTGCTATCTCAAatagtaacaacaataatgGAAAGcgattatttttttcgaaaAATGCTCAAGGTCGTCCATGCAGTAACAatagtagtaacaataataatattaatagtactGATAGAATTAGTAGTTTACATAATGAAACTGATAACTATCGAAGGTTACCATATGTGAGCCATAATAATtacgtatataatattaataataataaaaagaataatagtaaaaatgataacagtaatagttATAGCAATAAAAATGGCAGTGATAACACACATCAGATGGAAATGGCGtatgatgaaaaaagaaaatattcatatgaaagaaaaaaaaatttatataaaagtaattatgaatataaaactAAGGAGAATGTCCATTTTTCACCCACAGAGAACAAACATGATTATCTGAGGTACAAGAAGTACGAAAGTAAATGGGATAATCAAGGTGATTGTACGAATGTTAAGAACTTTGATGATAAGATGTATATGCAATATGATGATAGGCAGCATATGCAATATGATGATAGGCGGCATATGCAATATGATGATAGGCGGCATGTGCAATATGATGATAGGCGGCATATGCAATATAGTGATGAGAGGCATACACATTATAATGAGGGGCAAACTGATCGACACGATAATATgatattaaacaaatatgcTGATAACAGATTTATCCAGTATGATGAAAAAAGCATGAATAAAGTAGACAAAAAATACGAATGCAATATATTCGATGATGAATGTTATTTTGTTCAATGTAGAAGTTatggaaaggaaaaaattgtaattccTAGTCCGTTAAGCAGCTTAGAAGACTTAAG cacATTATGTGgagatattttatataaaaatatttgtatgaaGGGGTACAACCAAATGACTACTGTTCAGAAATATTCAATAccgataataaaaaaaaaaatgaacctTATTGCTTCTTCACAAACAGGAAGTGGAAAAaccttttcttttctatgtCCTATAATTTCAAAtcttaaaaaagataatgaaATTCTTCGGCCTCATTTTCCTGGAGCATATGCATGCATTTCTCCGTTGTGTCTGGTCCTCTGTCCAACAAGGGAGCTGGTTATTCAAATACAAAAGGag GTAAATAGTCTAACAAAAGGCATGGACATTGTGTGTATGGCCTTTTACGGGGGGGAAACGATGAAAGACCag ATAgtacaaataaatgaaaggCAAGCCGAAATAATAGTATCAACCCCAGGGAGGTTACTAGACTTACTAAACAATTGCAAAGTTAgtctttcttttattaaatatttaatttttgacgAAGCTGATGAAATGATATCTCTTGGTTTGAAAAATCAGATggatgaaataatttttcaaaaggaTTTATGCCCAAGTGAAACAAGGCAAACCATATTTTTCACTGCTACCTTGTCTGATAATTTGAGAGATGATATTGAAAAGTTTATAGCTACcccttatatttatttaaatataaaacaaaaaaaggatgTTAAAAATTCCATCAAGCAG ATTGTCAAATACGTACCGGTGAAATCAAAGTTGAATGAACTTTTTCGAGACATTCGAACCTTACAAGGTCAGGCGATAATATTTGTGGAATTGAGAACTTCTATTAATCACATCTTTAACTTTTTGAAGTCGAAAGGCTTTAACGTGAACTATTTACATGGGAAGATGAATCAG GCTCGGAGGGAATTAGTTTTTGAAAAGTTTAGGAACAAATCttttcaaatattaataGCTACATCCATAGCAGCAAGAGGCTTAGATTTCCCAGATCTCGAATtagtaataaattatgattTGCCTTCCGAATTTGAACAATACATGCACAGGATAGGAAGAACAGGGAGAATTGGAAAAACAGGAATAGCAATAAATTACTTTAATAGTTCAAACAAGAAAATAATTGACAAGCTAATTGAACATTTAAAGAAACACGATCAAATAGTTCCTAATTGGcttcttaattttaataagtgA
- a CDS encoding ookinete surface protein P28 gives MNYSVFLLFFIQLVIKYSNAIVNESTVCINGDLVQMSNHFECRCNEGFVLTYESICEKKGQCEKIEHLNNFCDHYATCTNISSASDPKKLACTCNRGYIPVNDQCIPSICDKVVCGQGKCIVDPYNANITKCACHVGIVHDENKKCEKPGKTKCTLKCKEDKECKLQGTFYECAKIDDGGAGSGGEGDGGEGSGGEGSGENGSTGYSVMNEMSMFSLLVILAVYMMAAL, from the coding sequence atgaattacagtgtatttcttttatttttcatccaacttgtaataaaatatagtaatgCAATAGTCAATGAGTCCACAGTATGCATAAATGGAGATTTAGTTCAAATGAGTAACCATTTTGAATGTCGGTGCAATGAAGGATTTGTTTTAACATATGAAAGTAtttgtgaaaaaaaaggacaatgcgaaaaaattgaacatttaaataatttctgTGATCACTATGCTACATGCACAAATATCTCATCAGCATCAGACCCAAAGAAATTAGCATGTACCTGCAACAGAGGCTATATACCAGTAAATGATCAATGTATTCCAAGTATATGTGATAAGGTTGTATGTGGACAAGGAAAATGTATAGTTGACCCCTATAATgcaaatattacaaaatgtGCTTGTCATGTAGGCATAGTacatgatgaaaataaaaagtgtgAAAAACCCGGAAAAACCAAATGTACACTGAAATGTAAAGAAGATAAAGAATGCAAATTACAAGGAACATTTTATGAATGTGCTAAGATAGATGATGGAGGAGCAGGTAGTGGAGGTGAAGGTGACGGAGGTGAGGGCAGCGGTGGTGAAGGTAGTGGTGAAAATGGAAGTACAGGCTACAGTGTAATGAATGAAATGTCCATGTTCAGCCTTTTAGTTATACTTGCAGTCTATATGATGGCAGCATTATAG
- a CDS encoding MORN repeat-containing protein 1: MTEEAHCYNGNIKDGLFHGHGVLIYSKDEKYEGDFMYGKREGKGKFTYADGATYEGEWIDDKIHGKGIAKFVSGNIYEGEWKNGKINGYGILNYNNGDKYEGEWVEGKMDGRGTYTYEDGDVYVGEWKNDKRHGKGCVIYKGNENKIAETYEGDWFEGKIQGKGTYFFADGGVYEGDWVDGKMEGKGLYKYLNGNKYEGDWSNDMKNGYGVLTYVNGEMYEGYWKDDKVHGKGTLTYTKGDKYIGEWKFARKSGEGELIYASGDKFKGEWKNDKANGFGILLYSNGNKYEGEWVDDQRHGFGTFTCKEDGSIYSGNYAFNRREGQGTLIFLDGIIIEGLWNSGVLTKVTKFQLAPSSPWNDPDL, from the coding sequence ATGACCGAGGAGGCACACTGTTACAACGGAAATATTAAAGACGGATTGTTTCACGGGCATGGCGTTTTGATTTATTCAAAAGATGAGAAATATGAAGGGGATTTTATGTATGGAAAAAGAGagggaaaaggaaaatttacGTATGCTGATGGTGCAACATATGAAGGAGAATGGATTGATGACAAAATTCATGGAAAAGGGATAGCAAAATTTGTAAGtggtaatatatatgaaggaGAATggaaaaatgggaaaataaatggatatggtattttaaattataacaatgGCGATAAATATGAAGGAGAATGGGTTGAAGGGAAAATGGATGGTAGaggtacatatacatatgaagaCGGCGATGTATATGTAGGGGAAtggaaaaatgataaaagaCATGGGAAAGgatgtgttatatataaaggaaatgaaaataaaattgcagAAACATATGAAGGAGATTGGTTTGAAGGGAAAATCCAAGGAAAAGGTACATACTTCTTTGCCGATGGAGGAGTATATGAAGGAGATTGGGTAGATGGTAAAATGGAAGGAAAAggattatataaatatttaaatggtaataaatatgaagGGGATTGGTCTAACGACATGAAAAATGGTTATGGGGTTTTAACTTATGTTAATGGAGAAATGTATGAAGGATATTGGAAAGATGATAAAGTACATGGTAAAGGTACATTAACATATACTAAGGgggataaatatataggtGAATGGAAATTTGCTAGGAAATCAGGGGAAGGGGAATTAATTTATGCTTCTGGTGATAAATTTAAAGGAGAATGGAAAAATGATAAGGCTAATGGGTTTGGAATACTTTTATATTCAAAtggaaataaatatgaaggAGAATGGGTAGATGACCAAAGGCATGGATTTGGTACTTTTACATGTAAAGAAGATGGATCTATTTATTCTGGTAATTATGCCTTTAATAGAAGGGAAGGACAAGGTACCTTAATATTTCTTGATGGTATTATTATTGAAGGTTTATGGAATTCAGGTGTTTTAACCAAAGTTACAAAATTTCAGTTAGCTCCATCTTCCCCTTGGAATGATCCAGACTTGTGA
- a CDS encoding SAE2 domain-containing protein yields the protein MATFKKLCEDTLNEKERYVGIETVLERIFDELIFDFKKKFIEKISTLIEEVKDSASIFEIDKKGYDLKGNKENEEKKKKKEENLYNDSSLGVYLNDFKDSNKKSLLKKIQKEMDELKMGERRMDELKMGERRMDERKMGDRRMDERKTSERRMDELKVEELHKKWNNENDLDEDKMEFLHLVKGKSEDGNWSSKKVCTNGCTNGCTKGSIKGSIKGSIKDSNIYNSRNEFSGILSKEINNKSDKYKGDSNFLTLLPSNNYNYEQTKKNSNIDQSINEFVISSKLNNNVEDSNTPSDESKKNDRGDVYSNIISKYTMKRLFSNRFYTKEYNSDDHENADRTNVDRTNVDRTNTDLTNVDLYSDRNSEKFHSSFVSKLDKYGIARSEKGAKEGSKNGKKDDTHSDELNDERSDEEQDESNGKEDNQKEKIKIASTNKSYRMRINDKVNSERDHDQSLKEGAKSKANSLNYEKEDTQSLLSAELNERNKILKNYSHVELLPNKRNTNDIRENEEKKSKDLFFEVIRGKRRKHLRGFDCEDCKSFYNEIYSDNLEYENFKKGEKKKYINKPNMMDHITNMQMNKNSLNDILIKHEQVNKKAEDNIYQNSIKNCENKKELNENALMENTLNEKYVHNIQKDRHKTFFNSSLQCSSDSYKYVDKYAINKKNCYYNNLVKPNEIQEEKFYEIDDEQEEKIAKKKENKKNKIIQSFSRHRYHRKVNDSPQNFWSFDFFK from the coding sequence atggctacttttaaaaaattatgtgagGATACACTgaatgaaaaagaaagatatGTAGGTATTGAAACGGTATTAGAGAGAATATTTGACGAACTAATATTtgactttaaaaaaaaattcatagaAAAGATATCGACACTAATTGAGGAAGTAAAAGATAGTGCATCAATTTTCGAAATTGATAAAAAGGGATATGACTTAAAAGGTAATAAGGAAAatgaggagaaaaaaaaaaaaaaggaggaaaatttatataatgatagTTCTCTAGGTGTGTACTTAAATGATTTTAAAGacagtaataaaaaaagtttattgaaaaaaattcaaaaagaaATGGATGAACTTAAAATGGGAGAACGAAGGATGGATGAACTTAAAATGGGAGAACGAAGGATGGATGAACGTAAAATGGGAGATCGAAGGATGGATGAACGTAAAACGAGTGAACGAAGGATGGATGAACTAAAAGTTGAAGAATTgcataaaaaatggaataatgaaaatgatcTTGACGAGGATAAAATGGAATTTCTTCATTTGGTCAAGGGGAAAAGTGAAGATGGAAATTGGTCTAGTAAAAAGGTTTGTACAAATGGTTGTACAAATGGTTGTACAAAGGGTAGTATAAAGGGTAGTATAAAGGGTAGTATAAAGGACAGTAACATATATAACTCGCGAAATGAATTTTCTGGTATATTAAGTAAAGAAATAAACAACAAGTCcgataaatataaaggagatagcaattttttaactttattaccatcaaataattataattatgaacaaacaaaaaaaaattcaaatattgATCAAAGCATAAATGAGTTTGTAATCTCTAGTAAGTTAAATAACAATGTAGAAGACTCAAATACACCGAGTgatgaaagtaaaaaaaatgataggGGGGATGTATATTCTAATATAATCAGCAAATACACTATGAAACGTCTTTTTTCGAATAGATTTTACACAAAGGAGTATAACAGCGATGATCATGAGAATGCTGATCGAACGAATGTTGATCGAACGAATGTTGATCGAACGAATACTGATCTAACGAATGTTGATCTCTATTCTGATAGGAATAGTGAGAAATTCCACAGCTCTTTTGTTAGTAAACTGGACAAGTATGGAATTGCGCGCAGTGAGAAGGGTGCAAAGGAGGGCAGCAAGAATGGAAAAAAGGATGATACGCATAGTGATGAACTTAACGATGAACGCAGTGATGAAGAGCAAGACGAATCTAACGGTAAGGAGGATAACCAAAAGGAGAAGATAAAAATCGCTTCAACCAATAAATCATACCGTATGAGAATCAATGATAAGGTAAATTCAGAAAGAGATCATGATCAAAGTTTGAAAGAAGGTGCTAAATCTAAGGCAAATTctttaaattatgaaaaggaAGATACCCAGAGTTTGTTATCAGCAGAATTAAATGAAcggaataaaattttaaaaaattactcGCATGTTGAATTATTACCAAATAAGCGTAATACAAATGATATAagagaaaatgaagaaaaaaaaagtaaagacTTATTTTTTGAAGTTATCAGGgggaaaagaagaaaacatTTAAGGGGTTTCGATTGTGAAGATTGTAAATCattttataatgaaatatattctgataatttagaatatgaaaattttaaaaaaggagaaaaaaaaaaatatataaataaaccaAATATGATGGATCATATTACGAATAtgcaaatgaataaaaattctcttaatgatatattaattaagCATGAAcaagttaataaaaaagcagaggataatatatatcaaaattcTATCAAAAattgtgaaaataaaaaagaattaaatgaaaatgccTTAATGGAAAATACtttaaatgaaaagtatGTTCATAACATTCAAAAGGACAGacataaaactttttttaattcttcgtTACAATGTAGTTCAGACAGTTATAAGTATGTTGATAAATATGcaataaacaaaaagaattgttattacaataatttaGTTAAACCAAATGAAATACAGGAAGAAAAGTTTTACGAAATTGACGATGAAcaggaagaaaaaatagcgaaaaaaaaagaaaataaaaaaaataaaattattcagTCTTTTTCACGCCATAGGTATCATAGAAAAGTTAATGATTCTCCTCAAAATTTCTGGAGTTtcgatttttttaaataa
- a CDS encoding OTU-like cysteine protease: MKKQKRNSPQRRKKIKEKNNIVRADYEESKAPNGGITYSLINDYHDSNFKKNFYIKSIRTDGNCLFRAVSDQLYNYEENYKEIRKRVVEHLLKNEEKYKNFLEYDESFKSYIERISLDGTWGGQLELQAVGELFKVNILIYQENGCILEIKNHSDDNKCIQLHYASSEHYNSVRFKNRALENELKCILDLREILNDKDENDSTKTFYETTENELTDENEDCSSSHIKENRKMNDSLGDKSNCFSRLMEEQYGLGEYINDKDEPYIFFVSEDENTPNAFDILQSISNGIRRKKARSRSMPGINEKFLYFFSKNQLNEKIESDSTIDNLNEKKNIEKKKQKKNEKRKINFLKCNYIGHENEDILNEYLSSIGNNSSDLGKATIRICYNKTFHKYLRLSKMMGEIEGEPEGRLAVEDNNQVRHNTQVRKNNRVKQNDQVERNNQLDEIHEGDDTNDRVELENEKYRNKGNTNLWHNDNCAMQTCSNGISMVNNQYEDKENRKSNTSNAQKDNNSSSTNSSSTGRKGYISNYEIENNFNESKKKEFDDLIHLYSEKISENKNYFNNYKNVYNCNSKSSIVIPKYAHTNNEDLKYYYLNSENARSSSIYKCSSNEEITGSSLYLDKGLNSFEMKNNLFSKNEYTNISLGDKEPLTSSNNFLSDNNKCIRNNNNYYSSKKIYNFKNTVSHIFDIIIHKYVISIDSNLLYSYGSNKYDVDDKMNKEGSSTSLFRKNSCNYDIINNNSYRPSSCMTLNYSNGIDNEMRRSNKTRSNENISHVNSSTSIRNNNDSSVNNNKCIDKKRSDCNHLNMRDMLVKRKYYNKKFINMFSKDIISKSLFHYLNADFLINEDKIKYIIPFLFHSRNVNIFKNNLNKKDFYFYEYIAFSFNLNRQKLRKKIECSKVSYEEFLLKGKHKYNKLKKGYNKKLLSLDTQQDSGVKIISL, from the exons atgaaaaaacaaaagaggAATAGTCCGcaaaggaggaaaaaaattaaggaaaaaaacaacATAGTAAGGgcg GATTACGAAGAAAGTAAAGCACCTAATGGGGGAATTACATATTCACTG ATAAATGATTATCATGAcagtaattttaaaaaaaatttttatataaaaagcaTAAGAACAGATGGAAACTGTTTATTTAGAGCAGTTTCGGATCAGTTATATAACTACGAGGAGAACTATAAAGAAATTAGAAAACGAGTG gttgaacatttattaaaaaacgAAGAAAAGTATAAGAATTTCTTGGAATATGATGAAAGCTTTAAATCTTATATAGAAAG aataagcCTGGATGGTACATGGGGAGGGCAGTTAGAACTTCAAGCCGTGGGAGAATTATTCAAA gttaatatattaatataccaGGAAAATGGGTGCATcctagaaataaaaaatcatagCGATGACAACAAGTGCATACAGTTACACTATGCCTCTAGC GAGCATTATAACAGTGTGAGGTTCAAGAACAGGGCTCTAGAAAATGAACTCAAGTGTATATTAGACTTAAGAGAAata CTGAACGACAAGGACGAGAACGATTCGACGAAAACTTTCTATGAGACGACGGAAAACGAGCTAACGGATGAGAATGAGGATTGCAGTTCAAGTCATATAAAAGAGAACAGGAAAATGAATGATAGTTTAGGGGATAAATCAAATTGCTTTAGTAGATTAATGGAGGAACAATATGGATTAggtgaatatataaatgataaggatgaaccatatattttttttgtaagtgAGGATGAGAATACACCAAATGCTTTTGATATATTACAAAGTATTAGTAATGGGATAAGACGTAAAAAAGCAAGGAGTAGGAGTATGCCAGggattaatgaaaaatttctttattttttttcgaaaaatcaactaaatgaaaaaatagaaagtgATAGTACAATTGATAacttaaatgaaaagaaaaatatagaaaaaaaaaagcaaaaaaaaaatgaaaaaaggaaaattaattTTCTCAAATGCAATTATATAGGACACGAAAATGAAGATATTTTGAATGAGTATTTGTCTAGCATTGGTAATAATAGCAGTGATTTGGGGAAGGCTACTATTCgtatatgttataataaaacattccACAAGTATTTGCGCTTATCCAAAATGATGGGGGAAATTGAGGGGGAACCAGAGGGGAGACTTGCCGTGGAGGATAACAACCAGGTTAGGCACAACACCCAGGTTAGGAAGAACAATCGAGTTAAGCAGAATGACCAAGTGGAAAGGAACAATCAGCTGGATGAGATTCATGAGGGGGATGATACAAATGACAGGGTTGAGTTGGAGAATGAGAAATACCGTAATAAGGGAAATACCAATTTATGGCATAATGATAATTGCGCTATGCAAACATGTTCAAATGGAATCAGCATGGTTAACAATCAATATGAAGATAAGGAAAACAGAAAGAGTAATACTTCAAATGCACAAAAAGACAACAACAGTAGTAGTACTAATAGCAGTAGTACAGGTAGGAAGGGATATATATCGAACtatgaaatagaaaataattttaacgagagtaaaaaaaaagaatttgatGACTTAATACATCTATATAGTGAAAAGATatcagaaaataaaaattattttaataattataaaaatgtatataattgtaattcCAAGTCTAGTATAGTGATACCAAAATATGCACACACAAATAATGAAGAccttaaatattattatttaaattctGAAAATGCAAGAAGTTCatctatttataaatgtagtAGTAACGAAGAAATAACAGGGAGCTCTTTATATTTGGATAAAGGTTTGAACAGTTTTgagatgaaaaataatttgtttagTAAAAATGAGTATACTAATATATCATTAGGGGATAAGGAACCATTGACCAGTAGTAATAACTTCCTATCTGATAACAATAAATGTATTAGGAATAACAACAACTATTATTCGAGTAAgaagatatataattttaaaaatactgtATCTCATATATTTGACATCATTATTCATAAGTATGTAATCAGTATAGAtagtaatttattatattcatatggTAGCAATAAATATGATGTAGatgataaaatgaataaagaaGGGAGTTCTACTTCCTTATTTAGGAAAAATAGCTGtaattatgatattattaacaataaCTCGTACAGACCCAGTTCATGTATGACGCTTAATTATTCTAATGGTATAGATAACGAAATGAGAAGGAGCAATAAAACGAGGagtaatgaaaatatttcgCACGTAAATTCTTCTACCAGTAtcagaaataataatgacagcagtgttaataataacaaatgtaTTGATAAGAAACGATCAGATTGTAATCATTTAAACATGAGAGATATGTTagtgaaaagaaaatattataataaaaaatttataaatatgttttcaaAAGACATTATTTCAAAAAGtctatttcattatttaaatgctgattttttgataaatgaggataaaattaaatatattattccatTCCTTTTCCATAGtagaaatgtaaatatatttaaaaataacctGAACAAGAaagatttttatttctatgaaTATATTGCCTTTTCTTTCAATTTAAATAGACAAaaattacgaaaaaaaattgaatgcTCCAAGGTATCCTATGAAGAATTTCTCCTAAAAGGGaagcataaatataataaactcAAAAAGGGGTATAACAAAAAGTTGTTATCCTTAGATACACAACAGGATAGCGGCGTAAAGATTATTTCGCTTTAG
- a CDS encoding ookinete surface protein P25 produces the protein MNTYYSAILFFLMQLAIKHNKAKVTIDTVCKNGYLIQMSNHFECVCDDGHVHVKDDVCEQKQECKEGTKSKPCADFSTCVLANTPNKYTCMCAVGYTNVKDVCVPSVCKNVSCDKGKCILDPNNEDVKTAICSCDIGKVPDPNNKNMCTKDGETKCTLKCLKSNETCKVVEGRYKCDCEDGFSFDKEEGICTAYSVFNIVNLSIIFIIALTYLYII, from the coding sequence ATGAATACCTATTACAGTGcgattcttttctttttaatgcAACTTgcaataaaacataataaagcAAAGGTCACCATAGACACGGTATGTAAAAATGGGTATCTGATTCAAATGAGCAATCATTTTGAGTGTGTATGTGATGATGgacatgtacatgtaaagGACGATGTGTGTGAACAGAAACAAGAATGCAAAGAAGGAACTAAATCTAAACCTTGTGCTGATTTTTCTACATGTGTTTTGGCTAACACGccaaataaatatacttgTATGTGTGCTGTAGGATATACTAATGTAAAAGATGTTTGTGTTCCGTCTGTATGTAAAAATGTATCTTGTGATAAAGGAAAATGTATTTTAGACCCAAATAATGAAGATGTTAAAACTGCCATATGTTCTTGTGATATAGGCAAAGTTCCAGATCCAAATAACAAAAACATGTGTACAAAAGATGGGGAAACTAAATGTACATTAAAATGCTTAAAGAGCAACGAAACTTGCAAAGTTGTAGAAGGACGTTATAAATGTGACTGTGAAGATGGTTTTTCTTTTGATAAAGAAGAAGGTATATGTACTGCCTATTCAGTATTTAACATTGTAAATTTAAgtatcattttcattatagCTTTAacctatttatatattatttga
- a CDS encoding hypothetical protein (conserved Plasmodium protein) produces MLMCSTPGKGLHKAAELHTLLKSELTYEFIKIFESLKSLLVHMKECVERMKALQRCIKECKDKNATTTTATTASTTLLHSLDVFFNNTMTYFSQDYKLKEKIHETLVHVDGTCEDELNRIKLMWKESPFLFLIFQKYNVNKLIMEYTQI; encoded by the exons ATGTTAATGTG CTCGACCCCTGGTAAAGGGCTCCACAAAGCAGCAGAGTTGCATACTCTTCTGAAAAGTGAATTAACATATgagtttataaaaatattcgaGTCATTAAAATCACTACTAGTCCATATGAAAGAGTGTGTTGAAAGAATGAAAGCACTGCAAAGATGTATTAAAGAGTGTAAAGATAAAAACGCTAccactactactgctactactgccAGTACTACTTTATTACATTCCTTGGACGTCTTCTTTAACAACACAATGACATATTTTAGTCAagattataaattaaaagaaaagatacaTGAAACACTTGTTCATGTTGATGGTACATGTGAAGATGAATTAAACAGAATAAAGTTGATGTGGAAAGAATccccttttttattcttaatatttcAAAAGTATAATGTTAACAAATTAATTATGGAGTATACGCAGATCTAA